In the Euphorbia lathyris chromosome 5, ddEupLath1.1, whole genome shotgun sequence genome, one interval contains:
- the LOC136229574 gene encoding putative pentatricopeptide repeat-containing protein At5g08490 isoform X2, which yields MYETNSSASNTIISRCHYGDSRNIHDYQVLASTLKSCVGVLAIKRGKVLHSSIVKIGHLSCQYVSKSLLNMYAKCGALSDCVKLFGEVGNYDHDPVFWNILLSGYAGSRHHDAETLTLFNKMRVVTEVKPTSVTAAIILPVCARMGDTCVGKNMHGFLIKSGMETHTLVGNALVSMYAKCGLVHKDAYAAFSSITDKDVISWNAIIAGFSENKLIHNALSLFTLMLRNQMKPNHATIANVLPVCASLDKDTACCFGKMIHSYALRHELFADVSLCNAFVSFYLMIGLVKEAEFLFQRMELTDLVSWNAVISGYASNGEWLKALESFRELLSLEKNGPDSVTLETSVGNALVNFYAKCGKIKTAYSTFCIMYSRDLISWNSMLEAFREDGHYARFLELLQWMHRNRVRPDSISILTILHFCTDVLEVEKVKETHCYSLRCGLLSTAVEPTTRNAILDSYAKCGNIDYAFKVFQSVSEKKNVVTFNSMISGYVNRGLYDDAYMIFKEMPITDLTTWNLMVRGCAENSCPDQALCLFHELQDRGMKPDAVTIMSLLPACAQMASVHLMKQCHGYMVRACFDDAHLEGTLLDVYSKCGCISYAFNLFQSNPGRDLVKFTAMIGGYAMHGMGREAVDIFAHMLELGIKPDHVIITTVLSACRHAGLVEQGLEVFYSMEKVYGMKPNMEQYSCVVDLLARGGRIHDAYSLVTGMPVEANANVWGTLLGACRIYHEVELGRAVAERLFKLEANNIGNYVVLSNLFAADSRWDSVVEIRKQMKTRDLKKQAGCSWIEVEKRKNAFLAGDSSHPERISIYNTLSTLDLQMKEPIQLKQRPDLSSPEYC from the exons ATGTATGAAACGAATTCAAGTGCTTCGAACACCATAATTAGCCGTTGCCACTATGGAGATTCCAGGAATATTCATGATTACCAGGTTCTTGCATCAACTCTCAAATCCTGTGTTGGTGTTTTAGCCATAAAACGGGGGAAGGTTCTTCACAGCAGCATTGTGAAAATAGGCCATCTTTCCTGCCAGTACGTCTCCAAATCACTGCTTAACATGTATGCCAAATGCGGAGCACTAAGTGATTGTGTAAAACTATTTGGCGAAGTGGGTAATTATGATCATGATCCTGTCTTTTGGAATATTCTCTTATCTGGTTATGCTGGGTCTCGGCATCATGATGCTGAAACTTTAACGTTGTTCAATAAAATGCGTGTTGTCACTGAAGTTAAGCCTACTAGTGTTACTGCTGCTATTATTCTTCCTGTGTGTGCTCGTATGGGAGATACGTGTGTGGGTAAGAACATGCACGGTTTTCTGATCAAGTCTGGAATGGAGACGCACACACTTGTTGGAAATGCTCTGGTGTCAATGTATGCTAAATGTGGGCTAGTTCACAAGGATGCATATGCGGCTTTTAGTAGTATTACTGACAAAGATGTCATCTCATGGAATGCCATTATTGCAGGATTTTCCGAGAACAAGTTGATACACAATGCACTCAGCTTGTTCACTTTAATGCTGAGGAACCAAATGAAACCAAATCACGCAACCATTGCTAATGTTCTGCCTGTTTGTGCATCATTGGATAAGGATACTGCCTGCTGTTTTGGGAAAATGATCCATTCTTATGCTTTGCGGCATGAATTGTTCGCTGATGTTTCTCTCTGCAACGCCTTTGtaagtttttatttgatgattGGACTAGTAAAAGAAGCAGAATTTCTGTTTCAGAGGATGGAATTGACAGATTTAGTGTCGTGGAACGCTGTTATTTCAGGATATGCATCAAATGGAGAGTGGTTAAAAGCCTTAGAATCATTTCGAGAATTACTTTCTCTGGAGAAGAATGGGCCTGATTCTGTCACACTC GAAACATCCGTGGGCAATGCTTTAGTTAACTTTTACGCAAAATGTGGCAAAATAAAGACAGCATATTCTACATTTTGTATAATGTATAGTAGAGATCTGATATCATGGAATTCTATGCTCGAAGCCTTTAGAGAGGATGGGCATTACGCTCGTTTTTTAGAACTGTTACAGTGGATGCACCGGAACAGAGTTAGACCTGACTCCATTTCCATCTTAACTATACTTCATTTTTGTACTGATGTCTTAGAAGTAGAGAAGGTGAAAGAGACACATTGCTATTCACTCCGATGTGGCCTTTTATCGACTGCTGTTGAGCCTACTACTAGAAATGCAATACTCGACTCATATGCCAAGTGCGGTAACATTGACTATGCCTTTAAGGTTTTCCAGAGTGTATCTGAAAAAAAGAATGTGGTTACCTTCAATTCAATGATTTCCGGCTACGTGAACCGTGGATTATATGACGACGCATATATGATCTTCAAAGAGATGCCAATCACTGATCTCACCACTTGGAATCTAATGGTTCGAGGATGCGCTGAAAACAGTTGTCCTGATCAAGCTCTTTGCCTTTTCCACGAGCTACAAGATAGAGGGATGAAGCCTGATGCAGTTACCATTATGAGTCTCCTTCCAGCTTGTGCTCAAATGGCTTCAGTCCATTTGATGAAGCAGTGTCACGGGTATATGGTTAGAGCTTGTTTCGATGATGCCCACTTGGAGGGAACTCTTTTAGACGTATATTCAAAATGTGGTTGTATCAGTTatgcttttaatttatttcaatcAAATCCAGGGAGAGATCTCGTTAAATTCACTGCTATGATTGGTGGGTATGCCATGCATGGCATGGGACGGGAAGCAGTCGATATTTTCGCTCATATGCTTGAACTGGGGATAAAGCCAGATCATGTTATCATCACTACAGTTTTATCTGCGTGCCGTCATGCTGGTCTTGTCGAGCAAGGTTTGGAGGTATTTTACTCAATGGAGAAGGTATACGGAATGAAACCAAACATGGAACAGTATTCTTGTGTGGTGGATCTACTTGCTCGGGGTGGCCGGATTCATGATGCTTATTCTTTAGTTACCGGAATGCCTGTTGAAGCTAATGCAAATGTATGGGGGACATTGTTAGGTGCCTGTAGGATCTACCACGAGGTGGAATTAGGGCGTGCTGTTGCAGAACGTCTGTTTAAACTGGAAGCAAACAACATTGGAAACTATGTAGTTCTGTCAAACCTATTTGCAGCGGATTCTAGATGGGATTCGGTTGTGGAAATACGAAAACAAATGAAAACAAGAGACCTAAAAAAGCAAGCCGGATGCAGTTGGATTGAAGTGGAGAAAAGGAAAAATGCCTTTTTAGCTGGAGATTCTTCTCATCCTGAGAGAATTAGCATTTACAATACACTAAGCACTTTGGATTTACAAATGAAAGAGCCGATTCAGTTAAAGCAACGGCCAGACTTAAGTTCTCCGGAGTATTGCTAA
- the LOC136229574 gene encoding putative pentatricopeptide repeat-containing protein At5g08490 isoform X1 — protein MYETNSSASNTIISRCHYGDSRNIHDYQVLASTLKSCVGVLAIKRGKVLHSSIVKIGHLSCQYVSKSLLNMYAKCGALSDCVKLFGEVGNYDHDPVFWNILLSGYAGSRHHDAETLTLFNKMRVVTEVKPTSVTAAIILPVCARMGDTCVGKNMHGFLIKSGMETHTLVGNALVSMYAKCGLVHKDAYAAFSSITDKDVISWNAIIAGFSENKLIHNALSLFTLMLRNQMKPNHATIANVLPVCASLDKDTACCFGKMIHSYALRHELFADVSLCNAFVSFYLMIGLVKEAEFLFQRMELTDLVSWNAVISGYASNGEWLKALESFRELLSLEKNGPDSVTLVSILPACAQLKNLKVGREIHSYVLRHPCLFQETSVGNALVNFYAKCGKIKTAYSTFCIMYSRDLISWNSMLEAFREDGHYARFLELLQWMHRNRVRPDSISILTILHFCTDVLEVEKVKETHCYSLRCGLLSTAVEPTTRNAILDSYAKCGNIDYAFKVFQSVSEKKNVVTFNSMISGYVNRGLYDDAYMIFKEMPITDLTTWNLMVRGCAENSCPDQALCLFHELQDRGMKPDAVTIMSLLPACAQMASVHLMKQCHGYMVRACFDDAHLEGTLLDVYSKCGCISYAFNLFQSNPGRDLVKFTAMIGGYAMHGMGREAVDIFAHMLELGIKPDHVIITTVLSACRHAGLVEQGLEVFYSMEKVYGMKPNMEQYSCVVDLLARGGRIHDAYSLVTGMPVEANANVWGTLLGACRIYHEVELGRAVAERLFKLEANNIGNYVVLSNLFAADSRWDSVVEIRKQMKTRDLKKQAGCSWIEVEKRKNAFLAGDSSHPERISIYNTLSTLDLQMKEPIQLKQRPDLSSPEYC, from the coding sequence ATGTATGAAACGAATTCAAGTGCTTCGAACACCATAATTAGCCGTTGCCACTATGGAGATTCCAGGAATATTCATGATTACCAGGTTCTTGCATCAACTCTCAAATCCTGTGTTGGTGTTTTAGCCATAAAACGGGGGAAGGTTCTTCACAGCAGCATTGTGAAAATAGGCCATCTTTCCTGCCAGTACGTCTCCAAATCACTGCTTAACATGTATGCCAAATGCGGAGCACTAAGTGATTGTGTAAAACTATTTGGCGAAGTGGGTAATTATGATCATGATCCTGTCTTTTGGAATATTCTCTTATCTGGTTATGCTGGGTCTCGGCATCATGATGCTGAAACTTTAACGTTGTTCAATAAAATGCGTGTTGTCACTGAAGTTAAGCCTACTAGTGTTACTGCTGCTATTATTCTTCCTGTGTGTGCTCGTATGGGAGATACGTGTGTGGGTAAGAACATGCACGGTTTTCTGATCAAGTCTGGAATGGAGACGCACACACTTGTTGGAAATGCTCTGGTGTCAATGTATGCTAAATGTGGGCTAGTTCACAAGGATGCATATGCGGCTTTTAGTAGTATTACTGACAAAGATGTCATCTCATGGAATGCCATTATTGCAGGATTTTCCGAGAACAAGTTGATACACAATGCACTCAGCTTGTTCACTTTAATGCTGAGGAACCAAATGAAACCAAATCACGCAACCATTGCTAATGTTCTGCCTGTTTGTGCATCATTGGATAAGGATACTGCCTGCTGTTTTGGGAAAATGATCCATTCTTATGCTTTGCGGCATGAATTGTTCGCTGATGTTTCTCTCTGCAACGCCTTTGtaagtttttatttgatgattGGACTAGTAAAAGAAGCAGAATTTCTGTTTCAGAGGATGGAATTGACAGATTTAGTGTCGTGGAACGCTGTTATTTCAGGATATGCATCAAATGGAGAGTGGTTAAAAGCCTTAGAATCATTTCGAGAATTACTTTCTCTGGAGAAGAATGGGCCTGATTCTGTCACACTCGTGAGTATTCTTCCAGCCTGTGCTCAACTTAAGAACTTGAAGGTCGGTAGAGAGATCCATAGTTATGTTCTTCGGCATCCTTGCTTGTTTCAGGAAACATCCGTGGGCAATGCTTTAGTTAACTTTTACGCAAAATGTGGCAAAATAAAGACAGCATATTCTACATTTTGTATAATGTATAGTAGAGATCTGATATCATGGAATTCTATGCTCGAAGCCTTTAGAGAGGATGGGCATTACGCTCGTTTTTTAGAACTGTTACAGTGGATGCACCGGAACAGAGTTAGACCTGACTCCATTTCCATCTTAACTATACTTCATTTTTGTACTGATGTCTTAGAAGTAGAGAAGGTGAAAGAGACACATTGCTATTCACTCCGATGTGGCCTTTTATCGACTGCTGTTGAGCCTACTACTAGAAATGCAATACTCGACTCATATGCCAAGTGCGGTAACATTGACTATGCCTTTAAGGTTTTCCAGAGTGTATCTGAAAAAAAGAATGTGGTTACCTTCAATTCAATGATTTCCGGCTACGTGAACCGTGGATTATATGACGACGCATATATGATCTTCAAAGAGATGCCAATCACTGATCTCACCACTTGGAATCTAATGGTTCGAGGATGCGCTGAAAACAGTTGTCCTGATCAAGCTCTTTGCCTTTTCCACGAGCTACAAGATAGAGGGATGAAGCCTGATGCAGTTACCATTATGAGTCTCCTTCCAGCTTGTGCTCAAATGGCTTCAGTCCATTTGATGAAGCAGTGTCACGGGTATATGGTTAGAGCTTGTTTCGATGATGCCCACTTGGAGGGAACTCTTTTAGACGTATATTCAAAATGTGGTTGTATCAGTTatgcttttaatttatttcaatcAAATCCAGGGAGAGATCTCGTTAAATTCACTGCTATGATTGGTGGGTATGCCATGCATGGCATGGGACGGGAAGCAGTCGATATTTTCGCTCATATGCTTGAACTGGGGATAAAGCCAGATCATGTTATCATCACTACAGTTTTATCTGCGTGCCGTCATGCTGGTCTTGTCGAGCAAGGTTTGGAGGTATTTTACTCAATGGAGAAGGTATACGGAATGAAACCAAACATGGAACAGTATTCTTGTGTGGTGGATCTACTTGCTCGGGGTGGCCGGATTCATGATGCTTATTCTTTAGTTACCGGAATGCCTGTTGAAGCTAATGCAAATGTATGGGGGACATTGTTAGGTGCCTGTAGGATCTACCACGAGGTGGAATTAGGGCGTGCTGTTGCAGAACGTCTGTTTAAACTGGAAGCAAACAACATTGGAAACTATGTAGTTCTGTCAAACCTATTTGCAGCGGATTCTAGATGGGATTCGGTTGTGGAAATACGAAAACAAATGAAAACAAGAGACCTAAAAAAGCAAGCCGGATGCAGTTGGATTGAAGTGGAGAAAAGGAAAAATGCCTTTTTAGCTGGAGATTCTTCTCATCCTGAGAGAATTAGCATTTACAATACACTAAGCACTTTGGATTTACAAATGAAAGAGCCGATTCAGTTAAAGCAACGGCCAGACTTAAGTTCTCCGGAGTATTGCTAA